The genome window GCGTGTCAAGCTGCGGCTCAGGCCGAACATAGTGGCCAAGAAGAAGGGCAAGTCGGAACGGACCGTATGGTTCGTATGCCACATGGACACCGTCCCTCCGGGGGACCTGGCCGCGTGGACATATCCTCCATTCTCCCCCAGACTGATCGAGGGCAAACTCTATGGGCTCGGGTCCGAGGACAACGGTCAGTCGTTGGTGGCCGCGATCTCCGCGATGAAGGCGATCAACGACCTGAAATTGAACCCAGACCTGAGCATAGGCCTGGCCCTGGTCGCTGACGAGGAGGTTGGATCGGAGAAGGGCATCAAGTTCCTTCTCGACCAGGGAGTGTTCCAGCCGGATGACATAGTCTACGTTCCCGACTACGGAAATGCGGACGGGACGTTCATCGAGGTGGCAGAGAAGCACATCATGTGGCTCAAGGTCAGGGTCCTGGGAAGACAGACCCACGCCTCTACCCCGGAAAAGGGGATCAACGCCATGAAGGTGGGTTCCGAGCTCATCACGTTCATCGTCGACTATATGGAATCGAAGTATGGGGTGAAGAACCCGCTCTTCGACCCGCCGACATCGACCTACGAACCTACCAAGAGGCTCCAGACCGTCGGCAATGTCAACACCGTTCCTGGCGAGGACATCTTCTTCCTGGACTTCAGGATCCTGCCCCAATATTCAACGGACGACGTAATGGAGACGCTCAGGTGGATCGGGGACCTGTTCGAGGACAAGACCGGCGTGAAGATAACCTACGAAACGGCCCAACTGACCAAGAGCGGCAAACCCAGCGCACAGGATTCCGAGGCCTATAAGGCCCTGTCCATGGCGATCGAACATGTAAAGAACGTCGAGCCGAAGGCGGGCGGTATCGGGGGCGGCACCTGCGCCAACTTCTTCCGCCTGGCCGGGATCGACGCATATTGCTGGGAAACCTGCGATGACATGTGCCACACGGCGAACGAGTACAGCATCGTCGATAACCTGGTATCGGACACCAAAGTGTTCGCCACCGTGATCGCGAATCTGTGCCATAAATCTGATTTTAACCTTTGAGGCGCATCTGCGCTTCCATTTTCTACCTTCTAGTGCAAACTCTAACTACGTCAGAAGGACATTGGTCGTAGATCTCGATGAACAATGAATATGTCCACGGATACTCAGAACGGGAATCGGGCCGGCTCCAGGACCAGGCCGATACCCTCGAAGGATTGCTTCATCACGATACAAGGTATCCAGCCGGATATAGGGTTCTGGAGGCCGGGTGCGGTGTCGGAGCCCAGACATTGATACTGGCCAGAAACAGCCCTGAAGCGCACTTCACTTGCGTCGACATTTCGGAAGAATCCGTTCGTCAGGCAAAGGCCCGCGTCCGGTCGGAGGGCATAACCAACGTCGATTTCATGCAAGCAGACCTTTTCAACCTGCCCTTTTCGCCAGAGAGCTTCGATGGGGTCTTCG of Methanomassiliicoccales archaeon contains these proteins:
- a CDS encoding M20 family metallo-hydrolase is translated as MVSIESKRDEMVEALSEIIRIPAIGPESGGEGEFERARFIKDMLENCGFDEVDMYDALDERVKLRLRPNIVAKKKGKSERTVWFVCHMDTVPPGDLAAWTYPPFSPRLIEGKLYGLGSEDNGQSLVAAISAMKAINDLKLNPDLSIGLALVADEEVGSEKGIKFLLDQGVFQPDDIVYVPDYGNADGTFIEVAEKHIMWLKVRVLGRQTHASTPEKGINAMKVGSELITFIVDYMESKYGVKNPLFDPPTSTYEPTKRLQTVGNVNTVPGEDIFFLDFRILPQYSTDDVMETLRWIGDLFEDKTGVKITYETAQLTKSGKPSAQDSEAYKALSMAIEHVKNVEPKAGGIGGGTCANFFRLAGIDAYCWETCDDMCHTANEYSIVDNLVSDTKVFATVIANLCHKSDFNL